In one window of Rhodanobacter sp. FDAARGOS 1247 DNA:
- the btuB gene encoding TonB-dependent vitamin B12 receptor, translated as MKKTLLAAALLGCTLAAHAADQSEAAHPGAVVVTATRTAITVDDALSSVSVITRADIERLQPLSLADLLTGLPGVSFANAGGYGQQTSLFLRGTNSAHSLVLVDGVRIGGIGSGLAAFEQIPVEQIERIEVVRGPRSSLYGADAIGGVIQIFTRRGSQDGALRPSFSVTTGSQNLLRGQFGLSGGSEHAWYNLAVGAQHTRGINSCRVGAGTVFAGCYTDEPDNDPYRNENLVANGGYRWDNGAELRGSWLRSLGEIHFDGSYQNRSRTVQQTAGAAFSFNPLQAWKTTLSAGQNIDRYDNYENESFVGYIWSKRNQASWQNDVSLADNQLLTLGVDWQGEKIESDTGFLATRRHDTGSFVQYQGTFGRNEVQLSARRDHNSQYGDHDTGAAAWGYRFDGGLKLSASYGSAFHAPTFNDLYYPYGSGNPDLKPEKSRSAELGLSRQLGSWNWAVNAYQTRIDQLIALDSNYFPMNVSKARIRGVEGQLGVNLGGWQLQGYASWLQPRNDDGGVNDGRVLQRRPEHTARIDLDRRIGEWGIGATVNGAGRAFDDAANRHALGGYSTTDLRASWHFAPGWQLEARIANVFDRQYETVWYYNQPGRSGFLTLRYSPATR; from the coding sequence ATGAAGAAGACCTTGCTGGCAGCGGCGCTGCTTGGCTGCACCCTGGCGGCGCACGCCGCCGACCAGAGCGAAGCGGCCCATCCGGGCGCCGTGGTGGTCACCGCCACGCGCACCGCGATCACCGTGGACGACGCGCTGTCGTCGGTCAGCGTGATCACCCGCGCCGACATCGAACGGCTGCAGCCGCTGTCGCTGGCGGACCTGTTGACCGGCCTGCCCGGGGTGAGCTTCGCCAACGCCGGTGGCTATGGCCAGCAGACCTCGCTGTTCCTGCGCGGCACCAATTCGGCGCACAGCCTGGTGCTGGTCGACGGCGTGCGGATCGGCGGCATCGGCAGCGGCCTGGCCGCGTTCGAGCAGATTCCGGTGGAACAGATCGAGCGGATCGAAGTGGTGCGTGGCCCGCGTTCCAGCCTGTACGGCGCCGACGCGATCGGCGGCGTGATCCAGATCTTCACCCGGCGCGGCTCGCAGGACGGTGCCCTGCGGCCCTCGTTCAGCGTGACCACCGGCAGCCAGAACCTGCTGCGTGGCCAGTTCGGCCTGTCCGGCGGCAGCGAACACGCCTGGTACAACCTCGCGGTGGGCGCGCAGCACACCCGCGGCATCAACTCCTGCCGGGTCGGCGCCGGCACCGTGTTCGCCGGCTGCTACACCGACGAGCCCGACAACGATCCCTATCGCAACGAGAACCTGGTGGCCAATGGCGGCTACCGCTGGGACAACGGCGCCGAACTGCGCGGCAGCTGGCTGCGCAGCCTGGGCGAGATCCACTTCGACGGCAGCTACCAGAACCGCAGCCGCACCGTGCAGCAGACCGCCGGTGCCGCCTTCAGCTTCAATCCGCTGCAGGCGTGGAAGACCACCTTGAGCGCTGGCCAGAACATCGACCGCTACGACAACTACGAGAACGAGAGCTTCGTCGGCTACATCTGGTCGAAGCGCAACCAGGCTTCGTGGCAGAACGACGTCAGCCTCGCCGACAACCAGCTGCTGACGCTGGGCGTGGACTGGCAGGGCGAGAAGATCGAGAGCGACACCGGCTTCCTGGCCACCCGCCGTCACGACACCGGCAGTTTTGTGCAGTACCAGGGCACGTTCGGCCGCAACGAAGTGCAATTGTCCGCACGGCGCGACCACAACAGCCAGTACGGCGACCACGACACCGGCGCGGCGGCATGGGGCTATCGCTTCGATGGCGGGCTGAAGCTGTCGGCCAGCTATGGCAGCGCGTTCCACGCGCCGACCTTCAACGACCTGTATTACCCCTACGGCAGCGGCAACCCGGACCTGAAGCCGGAGAAGTCGCGCAGCGCCGAGCTGGGCCTGAGCCGGCAGCTGGGCTCGTGGAACTGGGCAGTGAACGCGTATCAGACCCGCATCGACCAGTTGATCGCGCTGGACAGCAACTACTTCCCGATGAACGTCAGCAAGGCGCGCATCCGCGGTGTCGAGGGCCAGCTCGGCGTGAACCTCGGTGGCTGGCAACTGCAGGGTTATGCCAGCTGGCTGCAGCCGCGCAACGACGACGGCGGCGTGAACGACGGCAGGGTGCTGCAGCGGCGCCCGGAACACACGGCGCGGATCGATCTGGATCGCCGCATCGGCGAGTGGGGCATCGGCGCCACCGTCAACGGCGCCGGGCGCGCCTTCGACGATGCGGCCAACCGTCATGCGCTTGGCGGCTACTCCACCACCGACCTGCGCGCCAGCTGGCACTTCGCACCGGGCTGGCAGCTGGAAGCGCGCATCGCCAACGTGTTCGACCGCCAGTACGAAACGGTCTGGTACTACAACCAGCCTGGGCGCAGCGGCTTCCTGACCCTGCGTTACAGCCCCGCGACACGCTGA
- a CDS encoding TonB-dependent receptor: MSKQNKNRNPGWRHTALALALSMSLGGVAMAQSTTGSIFGQAPAAAGETVVATNTSGLTREVAVDSSGRFQISNVPVGVYTVSLKKDGAVVDSRKVSLAPGAGSTVTFNTETTSLGAVTVQANALPAIDVSSVNSSTVITAADLRRLPVTHSAESIALLAPGTVSGSSYFANAVAFGGSSVSENAYYVNGYNTGEPYRNIGGFQLPYGAIDQQETLTGGYSAKYGRSDGGVINQLGKRGTNEWHFGAQVSWQPKYLEGTPKNNRYGNPSIPASVANPNSIDGLTHYQLADDTKPGTLHQYRNDNTEWETVYSAYLGGPLIKDKLFMFLAAETTKTKSTNVQDVDTAKVQYNQDRNTKIYAKLDWNITDSNVLELTALNNRKSTGMGSTYNYDYDTLQATDFSSANDVTKDNAQFYIGHFTSYITDNATLSVLYGKADFDNPTIYGNTSPLPFISQATNQNPAYWVGGSPIRNNQTNTSWASSNASNSTRGLRVDFDYHLGDHDLAVGIDNIKNAAQNQGPSQVNPNNPALNYYWRYYADGTVRSREIGWQTSMTMSQKAYYLQDAWQVSPNVLLNIGLRNDHFTNYNNVGKAFVDEKNQWEPRIGASWDVNGDSTFKIYGNVGRYYLALPDNAAERAANVSTFLTTHYSYTGIDPATGVPTGLQVLDPTTSPDGEYGLPKDPEQVTARNLKPEYLDEFIVGFDKQLNASWNYGAKAMWRDLKTAIDDECSPSQIAAKMASNGLNPDDYSDSLYGPAYCRLINPGLTNDMLIRANAGSGASDTIVSMSTKDWGYSQGVKRKVGSLNLYLEHPFDGKWQARIDYTYSRGFGNTEGQVRSDFGQGDVSKTEDWDSWQLMDGQNGSLANTRKHQLRIRGNYQISPEWLVSATLLAQSGIGKSCLGYYGADGVGDPSGYNAGGSGNYHWCGGTRVSPGDPGHTPWTKPLNLGIHYMPEFAQHKLAFNLDVFNVFNEQKATQTDPIGESAYNGGVDANGDPAADTVYVNNSYGDAVFYEAPRTVRLSVTYDY, translated from the coding sequence ATGAGCAAGCAGAATAAAAACCGCAATCCGGGCTGGCGCCATACCGCGCTGGCGCTGGCCTTGAGCATGAGCCTTGGCGGTGTCGCCATGGCCCAGTCCACCACCGGCTCGATCTTCGGCCAGGCACCGGCCGCCGCGGGCGAAACCGTCGTTGCCACCAACACCTCCGGCCTGACCCGCGAAGTTGCCGTCGACAGTTCCGGTCGCTTCCAGATCAGCAACGTGCCGGTGGGTGTCTACACGGTCTCGCTCAAGAAGGACGGAGCCGTCGTCGATTCCCGCAAGGTCTCCCTGGCACCCGGCGCCGGCAGCACGGTCACGTTCAATACCGAAACGACCTCGCTCGGCGCGGTTACCGTGCAGGCCAATGCCTTGCCGGCCATCGACGTCTCCAGCGTCAACTCCAGCACCGTGATCACCGCCGCGGACCTGCGCAGGCTGCCGGTGACGCACAGCGCCGAATCCATCGCGCTGCTGGCCCCGGGCACCGTCAGCGGCAGCAGCTACTTTGCCAATGCGGTTGCCTTCGGCGGCTCCAGCGTGTCCGAGAACGCCTACTACGTGAACGGTTACAACACCGGCGAACCGTACCGCAACATCGGCGGCTTCCAGCTGCCCTACGGCGCGATCGACCAGCAGGAAACGCTGACCGGTGGTTACAGCGCCAAGTACGGCCGCTCCGACGGCGGCGTGATCAACCAGCTCGGCAAGCGTGGCACCAACGAATGGCACTTTGGCGCCCAGGTCTCCTGGCAGCCGAAGTACCTCGAAGGCACCCCGAAGAACAACCGTTACGGCAATCCGTCCATTCCTGCGTCGGTGGCCAATCCCAACAGCATCGACGGCCTCACCCACTACCAGCTGGCGGATGACACCAAGCCCGGCACGTTGCACCAGTACCGCAACGACAACACCGAGTGGGAGACGGTCTACTCGGCTTATCTTGGCGGCCCGCTGATCAAGGACAAGCTGTTCATGTTCCTGGCCGCGGAAACCACCAAGACCAAGTCCACCAACGTGCAGGACGTGGACACCGCCAAGGTCCAGTACAACCAGGACCGCAACACCAAGATCTACGCCAAGCTGGACTGGAACATCACCGACAGCAACGTGCTCGAACTGACGGCATTGAACAACCGTAAGAGCACCGGCATGGGTTCGACCTACAACTACGACTACGACACGCTGCAGGCGACGGATTTCTCCTCCGCCAACGACGTGACCAAGGACAACGCCCAGTTCTACATCGGTCACTTCACCAGCTACATCACCGACAACGCCACGCTGAGCGTCCTGTACGGCAAGGCGGACTTCGATAACCCGACCATCTACGGCAACACCAGCCCGCTGCCGTTCATCTCGCAGGCAACCAACCAGAACCCGGCCTACTGGGTGGGTGGCTCGCCGATCCGCAACAACCAGACCAACACCAGCTGGGCCTCGTCGAATGCCTCGAACTCGACCCGCGGCCTGCGTGTCGACTTCGACTACCACCTGGGTGACCACGACCTGGCCGTTGGTATCGACAACATCAAGAACGCCGCCCAGAACCAGGGTCCGTCGCAGGTCAATCCGAACAACCCGGCGCTGAACTACTACTGGCGTTACTACGCCGACGGCACCGTCCGTTCGCGCGAAATCGGCTGGCAGACCAGCATGACGATGTCGCAGAAGGCCTACTACCTGCAGGACGCCTGGCAGGTATCGCCCAACGTGCTGCTGAACATCGGCCTGCGCAACGATCACTTCACCAACTACAACAATGTCGGCAAGGCGTTCGTCGACGAGAAGAACCAGTGGGAGCCCCGCATCGGCGCAAGCTGGGACGTGAACGGCGACTCGACGTTCAAGATCTATGGCAACGTGGGTCGCTACTATCTCGCCCTGCCGGACAACGCGGCCGAGCGCGCCGCGAACGTTTCGACCTTCCTCACCACCCACTACAGCTACACCGGCATCGACCCGGCCACGGGTGTCCCGACCGGTCTCCAGGTGCTCGACCCGACCACCTCGCCCGATGGCGAGTACGGTCTGCCGAAGGATCCGGAGCAGGTCACCGCGCGCAACCTGAAGCCGGAGTACCTGGACGAGTTCATCGTGGGCTTCGACAAGCAGCTCAACGCGAGCTGGAACTACGGCGCCAAGGCCATGTGGCGTGACCTCAAGACCGCGATCGACGACGAGTGCTCGCCGAGCCAGATCGCCGCCAAGATGGCGTCCAATGGCCTGAACCCGGATGACTACTCCGATTCGCTGTACGGCCCGGCCTACTGCCGCCTGATCAACCCCGGTCTGACCAACGACATGCTGATCCGGGCAAACGCCGGCAGCGGCGCCAGCGACACGATCGTGTCGATGAGCACCAAGGACTGGGGCTACAGCCAGGGCGTCAAGCGCAAGGTCGGCTCGCTGAACCTGTACCTGGAGCATCCGTTCGACGGCAAGTGGCAGGCGCGCATCGACTACACCTACAGCCGCGGCTTCGGCAACACCGAAGGTCAGGTGCGTTCGGACTTCGGCCAGGGTGACGTTTCCAAGACGGAAGACTGGGATTCCTGGCAGCTCATGGATGGCCAGAACGGTTCACTGGCCAACACGCGCAAGCACCAGCTCCGCATCCGCGGCAACTACCAGATCTCGCCAGAGTGGCTGGTCTCGGCGACCCTGCTGGCGCAGTCCGGCATCGGCAAGTCCTGCCTTGGCTACTACGGCGCGGATGGCGTAGGCGATCCGAGCGGCTACAACGCCGGCGGCAGCGGCAACTACCACTGGTGCGGTGGTACCCGCGTATCGCCGGGAGATCCGGGACATACCCCGTGGACCAAGCCGCTCAACCTGGGCATCCACTACATGCCTGAGTTCGCCCAGCACAAGCTGGCGTTCAACCTGGATGTCTTCAACGTGTTCAACGAGCAGAAGGCCACCCAGACGGATCCGATCGGCGAGTCGGCCTATAACGGCGGCGTGGATGCGAATGGCGATCCGGCGGCCGATACCGTCTACGTCAACAACAGCTACGGCGACGCCGTGTTCTACGAGGCACCGCGCACGGTGCGTCTGTCGGTCACCTACGATTACTGA